The Mytilus galloprovincialis chromosome 2, xbMytGall1.hap1.1, whole genome shotgun sequence genome has a window encoding:
- the LOC143064768 gene encoding dipeptidase 1-like: MEILHNSRVVRNKTLLIVGISVLCVVLALSVAVGVLANKSTEVVYKEPERTETSPTGRQRSTQLTSCQKCTKNTKAQNPNLEYAKCILDHYPLVDGHNDLSYEFYTNVDNKVYSVDFSQDLRKQYNANQTTYTHTDISRLREGKLSAQFWSIFVYCTTQHHSAVQRTLEQIDVIKKLNNKYSSFLRFVTSADGIQRAFDEGKFASLMGLEGGHAINSSLATLRMFYDLGIRYMTLTHNCNPPWADSHIVDRNASIPKHNGLTKFGKIVVKEMNRLGMLVDLSHVSKKTMKDAISVSRAPVIFSHSSAYSLCNATRNVQDDVLSLVKENDGIVMVNFYPYFVSCKQVATISQVVDHIQHIKKNIGVDHVGIGSDFDGIEIVPKGLEDVSKYPYLFAEMVKRNWTEEELGKIAGLNLIRVLKRTEEVRDALKFEQPYEDLLQETDN; this comes from the exons ATGGAGATCCTCCACAACAGTCGTGTGGTCCGAAATAAGACATTGCTCATAGTAGGAATAAGCGTCCTTTGTGTGGTATTAGCATTGTCAGTAGCAGTAGGTGTTTTGGCTAATAAATCAACAGAAGTAGTTTACAAAGAGCCAGAAAGAACAGAGACGTCTCCCACTGGACGACAAAGGTCAACCCAGCTAACATCGTGTCAGAAGTGTACCAAAAACACAAAAGCACAGAATCCGAATTTAGAATATGCCAAATGTATTTTGGATCATTATCCACTTGTAGATGG CCATAATGATCTGTCGTACGAGTTTTACACGAATGTTGATAACAAGGTGTACTCGGTTGATTTTAGTCAAGATCTGAGGAAACAATATAATGCAAACCAAACAACTTATACACATACTGACATATCTCGTCTCCGAGAAGGAAAATTATCAGCACAG ttCTGGTCAATATTCGTCTATTGTACAACACAACATCATAGTGCAGTGCAAAGAACATTGGAACAAATCGATGTCATTAAGAAACTAAACAATAAATATTCGAGCTTTCTTAGATTTGTCACTTCTGCTGATG GAATACAGCGAGCTTTCGATGAAGGGAAGTTTGCCAGTTTGATGGGGCTGGAGGGCGGTCATGCTATCAATAGCAGTCTTGCAACATTACGGATGTTCTATGACTTGGGTATACGATATATGACGCTGACTCATAACTGTAATCCACCTTG GGCAGACAGTCATATAGTAGATAGAAACGCTTCTATACCAAAGCACAATGGATTGACCAAATTTGGAAAG ATCGTGGTGAAGGAAATGAACAGATTAGGAATGTTAGTTGATTTGTCTCATGTTTCTAAGAAAACCATGAAGGACGCCATTTCCGTGTCACGGGCTCCGGTCATCTTCAGTCACAGCTCCGCTTACAGTCTTTGTAATGCAACCAGAAATGTGCAGGATGATGTCCTTTCGCTAGTG aaaGAAAATGATGGAATAGTCATGGTTAACTTTTATCCTTATTTTGTAAGCTGTAAACAAGTTGCAACTATATCCCAAGTTGTTG ATCATATTCAACACATAAAGAAGAACATTGGTGTCGATCATGTTGGGATTGGTAGCGACTTTGATGGTATAGAAAT AGTACCTAAAGGTTTAGAAGACGTATCAAAGTACCCGTATTTGTTTGCGGAAATGGTAAAAAGAAACTGGACTGAGGAAGAATTAGGCAAGATAGCTGGCTTAAACCTCATAAGAGTTTTAAAAAGGACGGAAGAG GTGAGAGATGCACTAAAGTTCGAACAGCCATATGAAGATCTCTTACAAGAAACAGACAACTAG